A region from the Nocardia terpenica genome encodes:
- a CDS encoding TetR/AcrR family transcriptional regulator C-terminal domain-containing protein: MTKQFSSVWTRPPRQPRSSGLGREQIVAAATELLDADGLEALSMRKLGAKLGAGATSLYWYVANKNELLELVMDGMWGRVRLPEDETSWREVAGTFAYRLRDTLLEHPWAAELLGRLPSLGPNSFRIGDRLRRAFVQAGFEGNDVYLATSTVMSYVLGTVLPEITYRKTLGAMEFDRDTMLATLEQVAADYPEMIADYRETVRSGDHDTMRALAFDFGLVCTLDGLAARVPAARNAATKT, from the coding sequence GTGACCAAGCAGTTCTCCTCCGTGTGGACCCGGCCCCCGCGCCAACCCCGCAGCTCCGGCCTCGGCCGCGAGCAGATCGTCGCCGCCGCGACGGAACTGCTGGACGCCGACGGGCTCGAGGCGCTGAGCATGCGCAAGCTCGGCGCCAAACTCGGGGCGGGAGCGACCAGCCTGTACTGGTACGTCGCCAACAAGAACGAACTGCTCGAGCTCGTCATGGACGGCATGTGGGGGCGCGTGCGGCTGCCCGAGGACGAGACGTCCTGGCGCGAGGTGGCGGGGACCTTCGCCTATCGGCTGCGGGACACGCTGCTCGAACACCCCTGGGCCGCCGAACTGCTCGGCCGGTTACCGAGCCTGGGCCCCAACTCCTTCCGCATCGGCGACCGCCTGCGCCGGGCGTTCGTGCAGGCCGGATTCGAGGGCAACGACGTGTACCTGGCCACCAGCACGGTGATGAGTTACGTGCTGGGCACGGTCCTTCCGGAGATCACCTACCGAAAAACCCTGGGCGCGATGGAATTCGACCGGGACACCATGCTGGCCACCCTGGAACAGGTCGCCGCCGACTACCCGGAGATGATCGCCGACTACCGCGAGACGGTCCGCAGCGGCGACCACGACACCATGCGTGCCCTCGCCTTCGACTTCGGCCTCGTATGCACCCTCGACGGCCTCGCCGCCCGCGTCCCGGCCGCCCGGAACGCCGCCACGAAGACCTAG
- a CDS encoding MFS transporter → MNSNAVRDIATPDPRRWWVLGVLCLSLLVLMIDGTVLNVAIPSLIRELHASPSDVQWILDAYTLVFAGLLLTAGSLSDRFGRRRALIIGLSVFGVASLAATLATEPWQVIAARAAMGVGGSLLMPSTLSILMVTFDESERRKAMAAWSTVSIVGIVAGPVLGGTLLQHFWWGSVFLVNIPVAVIAIAAALTLMPESHGEQRPVDLVGVVLSTVALIATVYVIIQREWNIPVIVLAAVAALGFMFWESRSAHPMLPLGVFRSRDFTGTCLTLLLMVFGMGALMLMLTQYLQFVLGYSPMAAGLALLPYAVASMLCNGLGATLGKSVSNKILIVSGLFVMAAGFAVLANATSYVWVLSAMLVMGVGGGLAAPAAYASIMSAIPLEHAGVGSAMNDTIQQVGMALSIALLGSVLAGVFTSHMPADVPAAARESIGAAFQFGYIEPARSAFTAAMSTGSWISAAFSAGAAVLGIFLLRGRKPVAPQPENAPVS, encoded by the coding sequence GTGAATTCGAACGCTGTACGAGACATCGCGACTCCCGACCCGCGGCGCTGGTGGGTGCTGGGCGTGCTGTGTCTGTCGCTGTTGGTGCTGATGATCGACGGCACCGTCTTGAACGTGGCCATCCCGTCGCTGATCCGCGAATTGCACGCCTCCCCCTCGGATGTGCAGTGGATCCTCGACGCCTACACGCTGGTCTTCGCGGGCCTGCTGCTGACGGCGGGCAGCCTGTCCGACCGGTTCGGCCGCCGCCGCGCGCTGATCATCGGATTGAGCGTGTTCGGCGTGGCGTCGCTGGCGGCGACGCTGGCGACCGAGCCGTGGCAGGTGATCGCCGCGCGCGCCGCGATGGGTGTGGGCGGGTCGCTGCTGATGCCGTCGACGCTGTCGATCCTCATGGTCACCTTCGACGAGTCCGAGCGCCGCAAGGCCATGGCGGCCTGGTCGACGGTGTCGATCGTCGGCATCGTCGCGGGCCCGGTCCTGGGTGGCACACTGCTGCAACACTTCTGGTGGGGCTCGGTGTTCCTGGTGAACATTCCGGTGGCGGTGATCGCGATCGCGGCCGCGCTGACGCTGATGCCCGAATCCCACGGCGAGCAGCGGCCGGTCGACCTGGTCGGGGTGGTGCTGTCGACGGTGGCGCTGATCGCGACCGTGTACGTGATCATCCAGCGGGAGTGGAACATTCCGGTGATCGTGCTGGCGGCGGTGGCGGCGCTGGGGTTCATGTTCTGGGAGTCGCGGTCGGCGCATCCGATGCTGCCGCTGGGGGTGTTCCGCAGCCGCGATTTCACCGGCACCTGTCTCACGCTGCTGCTGATGGTGTTCGGCATGGGCGCGCTGATGCTGATGCTGACCCAGTATCTGCAATTCGTGCTCGGCTACAGTCCGATGGCCGCGGGTCTGGCGCTGCTGCCGTACGCGGTGGCGTCGATGCTGTGCAACGGTCTGGGCGCGACGCTGGGCAAGTCGGTGAGCAACAAGATTCTGATCGTGTCGGGCCTGTTCGTGATGGCCGCAGGGTTCGCGGTGCTGGCCAATGCCACCAGCTATGTCTGGGTGCTGTCGGCCATGCTGGTGATGGGCGTGGGCGGCGGCCTGGCCGCTCCGGCCGCGTACGCGTCGATCATGAGCGCCATCCCGCTCGAGCACGCCGGGGTGGGCTCGGCCATGAACGACACCATTCAGCAGGTCGGCATGGCGCTCAGCATCGCCCTGCTCGGCAGCGTGCTGGCCGGGGTGTTCACCTCGCACATGCCCGCCGACGTTCCCGCCGCGGCCCGCGAATCCATCGGCGCCGCTTTCCAATTCGGCTACATCGAACCGGCGAGGTCGGCGTTCACCGCGGCCATGTCGACGGGTTCGTGGATCAGCGCGGCGTTCAGCGCGGGCGCGGCGGTGCTGGGCATCTTCCTGCTGCGCGGCCGCAAACCCGTTGCCCCGCAGCCGGAGAACGCGCCGGTGTCGTGA